The Beijerinckiaceae bacterium RH AL1 genome has a segment encoding these proteins:
- the cobB_1 gene encoding Hydrogenobyrinate a,c-diamide synthase (ID:RHAL1_00073;~source:Prodigal:2.6) has product MTPPRHTRGFLVSAPRSGSGKTVVSLGLMRALARRGLAVAAAKNGPDYIDPAFHMAATGRASLNLDSWAMEPGLLHGLVAQAAAGADVLVCEGSMGLFDGVAAPPRRAGASADLAALFGLPVVLVLDVSGQAQTAAAVALGCARLDPEVRLAGVILNRVASPRHERLVADAMRAHDLDVLGALPRNDVLALPERHLGLVQAGEHPALDATLDAIADFVAAHVDLDAVLAAARPLDLAPPGLAVPVPPPGQRIAIARDAAFSFLYPHLLNGWRAAGAEIAFFSPLADEAPAADADCCWLPGGYPELHADALADARRFLDGVRAFAKTRPVHGECGGYMVLGRSLTDKDGRPHEMLGLLGHSTSFATRKLHLGYRAGTLEADGVLGRRDAVLRGHEFHYATVSDEADAPFATVQDAQGAVAPAGGRRGHVSGSFFHVISVESA; this is encoded by the coding sequence GTGACACCCCCGAGGCACACGCGCGGGTTCCTCGTCTCGGCGCCGCGCTCCGGCAGCGGCAAGACGGTGGTCTCGCTCGGCCTGATGCGCGCGTTGGCCCGCCGCGGCCTCGCCGTCGCCGCCGCCAAGAACGGGCCGGACTACATCGACCCCGCCTTCCACATGGCGGCCACCGGCCGCGCCAGCCTCAATCTCGATTCCTGGGCGATGGAGCCCGGTCTCCTGCACGGTCTCGTCGCGCAGGCAGCGGCCGGCGCCGACGTGCTCGTCTGCGAGGGCTCGATGGGCCTCTTCGACGGTGTCGCCGCGCCGCCCCGACGCGCCGGCGCCTCGGCCGACCTCGCCGCCCTTTTCGGCCTGCCCGTCGTCCTCGTGCTCGACGTCTCCGGCCAGGCGCAGACGGCGGCGGCGGTCGCGCTGGGCTGCGCGCGGCTCGACCCGGAGGTCAGGCTCGCCGGCGTGATCCTCAACCGCGTCGCCAGCCCGCGCCATGAGCGGCTTGTTGCCGACGCGATGCGCGCGCACGATCTGGACGTGCTCGGCGCGCTGCCGCGCAACGACGTCCTCGCCCTGCCAGAGCGTCACCTCGGCCTCGTGCAGGCCGGCGAGCATCCGGCCCTCGACGCGACGCTCGACGCCATCGCCGACTTCGTGGCCGCGCATGTCGACCTAGATGCCGTGCTGGCCGCCGCTCGCCCGCTCGACTTGGCCCCGCCGGGCCTCGCCGTGCCGGTGCCGCCGCCCGGGCAACGCATCGCGATCGCCCGCGACGCAGCCTTCTCCTTCCTCTACCCGCACCTGCTCAATGGCTGGCGCGCGGCCGGCGCGGAGATCGCATTCTTTTCGCCATTGGCCGACGAGGCGCCGGCCGCCGACGCCGACTGCTGCTGGCTGCCCGGCGGGTATCCCGAGCTGCATGCCGACGCTCTGGCCGACGCGCGGCGCTTCCTCGACGGCGTGCGCGCCTTTGCGAAGACGCGGCCGGTTCACGGCGAGTGCGGCGGCTACATGGTGCTGGGCCGCAGCCTCACCGACAAGGACGGTCGCCCGCACGAGATGCTCGGCCTGCTCGGCCACAGCACGAGCTTCGCCACCCGCAAGCTGCACCTCGGCTACCGCGCCGGGACCCTCGAAGCCGACGGCGTGCTGGGTCGGCGCGACGCGGTGCTGCGGGGGCACGAGTTCCACTACGCCACGGTGTCCGACGAGGCCGACGCGCCGTTCGCAACCGTCCAGGACGCGCAGGGCGCGGTCGCGCCCGCCGGCGGCCGGCGGGGACACGTGTCCGGCTCGTTCTTCCATGTCATTTCCGTCGAGAGCGCGTGA
- the cobD gene encoding Cobalamin biosynthesis protein CobD (ID:RHAL1_00072;~source:Prodigal:2.6), with the protein MNSLAICAVGLVAEAGLGYPDALFARIGHPVTWIGAALAALDARLNRADLPAPARRARGFAALAALLAVCLTLAAAAQAAAAALPHVPALVVVGLLASTCLAQRSLDSHVRAVAQALETEGLDAARTAVGRIVGRDTAVLDAGGIARAAIESLAENFADGIVAPAFWLAVGGLPGGFGYKAVNTADSMIGHLTPRHAAFGFAAAKLDDVVNWPAARLAALWLVAAAALLPGASAGDAWRIARRDARGHASPNAGWPEAAMAGALKLSLGGPRVYAGRLVEDATIGDGPREIGAEAIRQALTLYRVACALEIAVAIVGALIFAGL; encoded by the coding sequence GTGAACTCCCTGGCGATCTGCGCCGTCGGCCTCGTCGCGGAAGCAGGGCTCGGCTATCCCGACGCGCTCTTCGCCAGGATCGGCCATCCCGTCACCTGGATCGGCGCTGCCCTTGCCGCGCTCGACGCCCGGCTCAATCGCGCTGACCTCCCCGCGCCGGCGCGGCGCGCTCGAGGCTTCGCTGCGCTGGCGGCGCTGCTCGCCGTGTGCCTCACGCTGGCGGCGGCGGCGCAGGCAGCGGCCGCCGCGCTACCCCACGTCCCGGCGCTCGTTGTTGTCGGCCTGCTCGCCTCGACCTGCCTCGCGCAGCGCAGCCTCGATAGCCACGTCCGCGCCGTCGCTCAGGCCCTCGAGACTGAAGGCCTCGACGCCGCGCGCACGGCCGTCGGCAGAATCGTTGGCCGCGACACCGCGGTGCTCGACGCGGGCGGCATCGCGCGCGCGGCCATCGAGAGCCTGGCGGAGAACTTTGCCGACGGCATCGTCGCACCTGCCTTCTGGCTCGCCGTCGGCGGCCTGCCCGGCGGCTTCGGCTACAAGGCGGTGAACACCGCCGACAGCATGATCGGCCATCTCACGCCGCGCCATGCGGCCTTCGGCTTCGCGGCGGCGAAGCTCGACGATGTGGTCAACTGGCCGGCCGCCCGCCTCGCCGCGCTCTGGCTCGTCGCGGCGGCCGCGCTGCTGCCGGGCGCCTCCGCCGGCGACGCCTGGCGCATCGCGCGACGCGACGCCCGCGGCCACGCGTCGCCGAACGCCGGCTGGCCGGAGGCCGCGATGGCCGGCGCGCTCAAGCTCTCGCTCGGCGGTCCTCGCGTCTATGCCGGCCGGCTCGTCGAGGACGCGACGATCGGCGACGGCCCGCGCGAGATCGGCGCCGAGGCGATACGCCAGGCGCTCACGCTCTATCGGGTCGCCTGCGCCCTCGAGATCGCCGTTGCGATCGTCGGCGCATTGATTTTTGCCGGACTCTAG